A single region of the Triticum dicoccoides isolate Atlit2015 ecotype Zavitan chromosome 2B, WEW_v2.0, whole genome shotgun sequence genome encodes:
- the LOC119360460 gene encoding uncharacterized protein LOC119360460 has product MELEDGGIQTTPNLPQDILMAIFAAFEIPDLVRAGSVCSSWRSAYETLRNLGLYNQSQTPCLLYTSESDGESTARLYSLAEKKAYKLTLPDPPICTRSLIGSSPQGLLVTVDDRSEMHLLNPITGQQVALPSVITIRQVSPIYDDSGVLDMYRYSAHTRHTVLALPANLALSELRHQLHHKAFVFSLSDDHASSSSGGGGGGGGRGHIVVLIHNPSCQLSFARVGAESWTWLPPHTSYDDCMYKDGLMHAVTSKGEIHGFDLASPAPVATMKVIMEGPMTYRCLRMYIIQAPWGDLLQVWRKFGDHDLGDTPQSSVFWITGKIRVYKVDAAANELERTSCLRGHALFLGHNQSICLSTEEHPALKANHAYFTDDCKYWTMGLQNNRRNMGILNLDDNCSDELLSPHLWSNRPAPIWITPNLREINFNLDN; this is encoded by the coding sequence ATGGAGCTGGAGGACGGTGGGATCCAGACGACGCCGAATCTGCCGCAGGACATCTTGATGGCCATCTTCGCCGCGTTCGAGATCCCCGACCTGGTGCGCGCTGGCTCCGTATGCTCCTCCTGGCGCTCCGCCTACGAAACCCTGCGCAACCTCGGGCTCTACAACCAGTCCCAGACGCCATGCCTGCTCTACACCTCTGAGTCCGACGGCGAGAGCACCGCGCGCCTCTACAGCCTCGCGGAGAAGAAGGCGTACAAGCTGACTCTCCCAGACCCGCCTATCTGCACCAGGTCTCTGATTGGGTCCTCGCCTCAAGGCCTGCTGGTTACGGTGGACGACAGGTCCGAGATGCACCTTCTCAACCCCATCACCGGTCAACAGGTCGCCCTCCCGTCGGTGATCACCATCCGGCAGGTGAGCCCCATCTACGATGACTCCGGCGTCCTCGACATGTACAGATACTCGGCCCACACTAGGCATACCGTTCTCGCGCTGCCAGCAAACCTTGCTCTCAGCGAGCTGCGCCACCAGCTCCATCACAAGGCTTTTGTGTTTTCTCTTTCCGATGACCATGCATCCTCAtcctcaggaggaggaggaggaggaggaggaagaggacacatTGTGGTGCTGATCCACAACCCGTCTTGCCAGCTCTCCTTTGCGAGGGTAGGGGCCGAGAGCTGGACCTGGTTGCCACCACACACCTCCTATGACGACTGCATGTACAAGGATGGCCTCATGCATGCGGTGACTTCAAAGGGAGAAATCCATGGCTTCGATCTTGCCAGCCCTGCCCCTGTGGCCACCATGAAGGTAATTATGGAGGGACCAATGACTTACAGATGCCTTCGTATGTACATCATACAAGCCCCATGGGGCGATCTTCTGCAGGTTTGGAGAAAATTTGGGGATCATGATTTAGGAGATACGCCCCAGTCATCTGTGTTTTGGATTACCGGCAAAATTAGAGTATATAAAGTTGATGCCGCGGCGAACGAACTCGAGAGAACCAGTTGCTTGCGCGGTCATGCGTTGTTCCTTGGGCATAATCAGTCGATTTGTCTTAGTACCGAAGAACACCCGGCTCTTAAGGCCAACCATGCCTACTTCACCGACGATTGCAAATATTGGACAATGGGACTTCAGAATAATCGCCGCAATATGGGAATTCTCAACTTGGATGATAACTGCAGCGACGAACTTCTGTCTCCTCACCTTTGGTCCAATCGTCCGGCCCCCATATGGATTACACCAAATCTCAGAGAGATAAATTTTAATTTGGATAATTAG